The following are from one region of the Achromobacter xylosoxidans genome:
- a CDS encoding phosphoadenylyl-sulfate reductase, producing MSTTDLLPELEPGLAARWRDLGERLADVQRRYPDAALASSLAAEDMLLTHAIYGAGLDLEVFTLDTGRLHAETLGVLDAVRERYGREVTVYRPVAAAVEQHVAEHGAYAFYESVELRKACCQIRKVEPLKRALAGRGAWITGQRRAQSTTRGELPLEEEDQAFGLYKFNPLAEWSEGEVWSAIRALGIPYNPLHDQGYPSIGCEPCTRAIRPGEDLRAGRWWWESSDSKECGLHAGNRVISIAARAD from the coding sequence ATGAGCACTACCGATCTTTTGCCTGAACTCGAACCGGGCCTGGCCGCGCGCTGGCGCGATCTGGGCGAGCGCCTGGCCGATGTGCAGCGGCGCTACCCGGACGCGGCGCTGGCGTCCTCGCTGGCGGCCGAGGACATGCTGTTGACGCACGCCATCTACGGCGCCGGCCTCGACCTGGAAGTCTTCACGCTGGACACGGGCCGGCTGCACGCCGAAACGCTGGGCGTGCTGGACGCCGTGCGCGAACGCTACGGCCGCGAGGTCACTGTGTACCGGCCGGTGGCGGCCGCGGTCGAGCAGCACGTCGCCGAACATGGCGCCTACGCGTTCTATGAAAGCGTGGAACTGCGCAAGGCCTGTTGCCAGATCCGCAAGGTCGAGCCGCTCAAGCGCGCGCTGGCCGGACGCGGCGCCTGGATCACAGGGCAGCGGCGGGCGCAATCCACCACCCGGGGCGAACTGCCGCTGGAAGAAGAGGACCAGGCTTTCGGCCTCTACAAGTTCAATCCGCTGGCCGAATGGAGCGAAGGCGAGGTCTGGTCCGCCATCCGCGCGCTGGGCATTCCATACAACCCGTTGCACGACCAGGGCTACCCGTCCATCGGCTGCGAACCCTGTACCCGAGCCATCCGTCCCGGCGAAGACCTGCGGGCAGGGCGCTGGTGGTGGGAGTCGTCGGATTCCAAGGAATGCGGCCTGCATGCGGGCAACCGGGTCATCAGCATCGCGGCGCGCGCCGATTGA
- a CDS encoding sulfate/molybdate ABC transporter ATP-binding protein: protein MSIEVRNLSKRFGQFRALNDVSLHIETGELVALLGPSGCGKTTLLRIIAGLESADSGSVLFAGEDATAVDVRQRQVGFVFQHYALFKHMTVFENVAFGLRVKHRSQRPSEDVIQRKVHDLLGLVQLDWLADRYPAQLSGGQRQRIALARALAVEPRVLLLDEPFGALDAKVRKELRRWLRRLHDELNVASVFVTHDQEEALEVSDRVVLMNSGRIEQVGTPREVWEEPATPFVYGFLGDVNQLQGFATRGIWNGAGLSLPAPELAHAEAQRATAYVRPHEFEVERYRAGADGIPVRLAHAFLAGPSAYLELASEDSDAIIEAEVPESLYRELGLRDGEILLARPRRARIFATQS from the coding sequence ATGAGCATCGAAGTCCGCAATCTATCCAAGCGCTTCGGCCAGTTCCGCGCGCTGAACGACGTCTCGCTGCATATCGAGACGGGCGAGCTGGTCGCGCTGCTGGGTCCGTCGGGCTGCGGCAAGACCACGCTGCTGCGCATCATCGCGGGGCTGGAGTCGGCCGATTCCGGCAGCGTGCTGTTCGCGGGCGAAGACGCCACCGCGGTGGACGTGCGCCAGCGCCAGGTTGGTTTCGTGTTCCAGCACTACGCGCTGTTCAAGCACATGACGGTGTTCGAGAACGTGGCCTTCGGCCTGCGCGTCAAGCACCGTTCGCAACGTCCTTCGGAGGACGTGATCCAGCGCAAGGTGCATGACCTGCTGGGACTGGTGCAGCTGGACTGGCTGGCGGACCGCTATCCCGCGCAACTCTCCGGCGGCCAGCGCCAGCGTATCGCCCTGGCGCGCGCGCTGGCCGTCGAGCCGCGGGTGCTGCTGCTGGACGAGCCCTTCGGCGCGCTGGACGCCAAGGTGCGCAAGGAATTGCGGCGCTGGCTGCGCCGCCTGCATGACGAGCTGAACGTGGCCAGCGTCTTCGTCACCCATGACCAGGAAGAAGCGCTGGAAGTGTCGGATCGCGTGGTGCTGATGAACTCGGGCCGCATCGAGCAAGTCGGCACGCCGCGCGAGGTCTGGGAAGAGCCGGCCACGCCCTTCGTCTACGGCTTCCTGGGCGACGTCAACCAGTTGCAGGGCTTTGCCACGCGCGGCATCTGGAACGGCGCCGGCCTGTCCTTGCCCGCGCCGGAGCTGGCGCACGCCGAAGCGCAACGCGCCACCGCCTACGTGCGGCCGCACGAGTTCGAGGTCGAACGCTATCGCGCCGGCGCGGACGGCATCCCCGTGCGCTTGGCGCACGCCTTTCTTGCGGGTCCCAGCGCCTATCTGGAGCTGGCCAGCGAGGATTCCGACGCCATCATCGAAGCCGAGGTGCCCGAGTCGCTGTACCGGGAACTGGGCCTGCGCGATGGCGAAATACTGTTGGCGCGTCCGCGGCGGGCGCGCATTTTCGCGACGCAATCATGA
- the cysW gene encoding sulfate ABC transporter permease subunit CysW, translating to MSAADRPAHLTEPRWVRGVLLFIALGFLALFLLVPLAAVFAEAFKKGWQLYLDAIVEPDALSAIRLTLLVAAIALPVNLVFGVAAAWAITKFQFRGKQFLITLIDLPFSVSPVVAGLVFVLLFGTQGWFGGWLQAHDIKIVYAVPGIVLASLFVTFPFVARELIPLMQAQGSEEEQAALTLGANGWQIFWRVTLPNIKWGLLYGAILCNARAMGEFGAVSVVSGQIRGLTNTMTLHVEILYNEYQYSAAFAVASLLALLALVTLVAKNIVEWRNARFQQAADLPVEYPGQPAAIKPALA from the coding sequence ATGAGCGCCGCGGACCGTCCCGCCCATCTGACCGAGCCGCGCTGGGTGCGCGGCGTGCTGCTCTTCATCGCGCTGGGATTCCTGGCGCTGTTCCTGCTGGTGCCGCTGGCGGCGGTATTTGCCGAAGCCTTCAAGAAGGGCTGGCAGTTGTACCTGGACGCCATCGTCGAGCCGGACGCGCTGTCCGCCATCCGCCTGACGCTGCTGGTGGCGGCCATTGCGCTGCCGGTGAACCTGGTGTTTGGCGTCGCCGCGGCCTGGGCGATCACCAAGTTCCAGTTCCGCGGCAAGCAGTTCCTGATCACCTTGATCGACCTGCCGTTCTCGGTGTCGCCGGTGGTGGCCGGCCTGGTATTCGTGCTGCTGTTCGGCACGCAGGGCTGGTTCGGCGGCTGGCTGCAGGCGCACGACATCAAGATCGTCTACGCGGTGCCGGGCATTGTGCTGGCCTCGCTCTTCGTGACCTTTCCGTTCGTGGCGCGCGAGCTGATCCCGCTGATGCAGGCGCAAGGCAGCGAAGAAGAGCAAGCCGCGTTGACCCTGGGCGCCAACGGCTGGCAGATCTTCTGGCGCGTCACGCTGCCGAACATCAAGTGGGGCCTGCTGTACGGCGCCATCCTGTGCAACGCGCGGGCCATGGGCGAGTTCGGCGCGGTGTCGGTGGTGTCCGGGCAGATCCGCGGCCTGACCAACACCATGACCCTGCACGTCGAGATTCTCTACAACGAATACCAGTATTCCGCGGCGTTCGCCGTGGCGTCGTTGCTGGCCCTGCTGGCGCTGGTGACGCTGGTGGCCAAGAACATCGTCGAGTGGCGCAACGCGCGCTTTCAACAGGCCGCCGACCTGCCGGTCGAGTATCCCGGCCAGCCGGCCGCCATCAAGCCGGCGCTGGCCTGA
- the cysT gene encoding sulfate ABC transporter permease subunit CysT produces the protein MTTASNPAANGAQAPFAFRRNSPGVLPGFGISMGYAVLYLSVLVLIPLAALPIKSASLGWQGFWDAVTAPRVLASYKLTFGASLIAALVNLVFGTVVAWVLVRYRFPGKKILDALVDLPFALPTAVAGIALTSLYSQKGWLGGPLADWFGWKVAFTPLGIVIALIFIGVPFVVRTVQPVLEDVEREIEEAAASLGANRWQTIRRVLLPIIMPALMTGFALAFARAVGEYGSVVFIAGNMPMVSEITPLLIIAKLEEFDYAGAAAIATVMLVLSFALLLVINLLQGWQARRNLGRLA, from the coding sequence ATGACGACAGCCTCGAACCCGGCGGCAAACGGCGCGCAAGCGCCTTTTGCCTTTCGGCGCAACAGCCCGGGCGTGCTGCCCGGATTCGGCATCTCGATGGGTTACGCGGTGCTGTACCTCAGCGTGCTCGTGCTCATTCCGCTGGCGGCCTTGCCGATCAAGAGCGCGAGCCTGGGCTGGCAAGGCTTCTGGGACGCGGTGACCGCGCCGCGGGTGCTGGCCTCGTACAAGCTGACCTTTGGCGCGTCGCTGATCGCGGCGCTGGTGAACCTGGTGTTCGGCACGGTGGTGGCCTGGGTGCTGGTGCGTTACCGCTTTCCGGGCAAGAAGATCCTGGATGCGCTGGTGGATCTGCCGTTCGCGCTGCCCACGGCGGTCGCGGGCATCGCGCTGACCTCGCTGTATTCGCAGAAGGGCTGGCTGGGCGGGCCGCTGGCCGACTGGTTTGGCTGGAAGGTGGCGTTCACGCCGCTGGGCATCGTGATCGCGTTGATCTTCATCGGCGTGCCGTTCGTGGTGCGCACGGTGCAGCCGGTGCTGGAAGACGTCGAGCGCGAAATCGAGGAGGCCGCGGCCAGCCTGGGCGCCAACCGCTGGCAGACCATACGCCGGGTGCTGCTGCCCATCATCATGCCGGCCTTGATGACCGGCTTCGCGCTGGCGTTTGCGCGCGCGGTGGGCGAGTACGGTTCGGTGGTGTTCATCGCCGGCAATATGCCCATGGTGTCCGAGATCACGCCGCTGCTGATCATCGCCAAGCTCGAGGAATTCGACTACGCGGGCGCCGCCGCCATCGCCACGGTGATGCTGGTGCTGTCCTTCGCGCTGTTGCTCGTCATCAATCTGCTGCAGGGCTGGCAGGCCCGCCGCAACCTCGGGAGGCTCGCATGA
- a CDS encoding sulfate ABC transporter substrate-binding protein: MSFRKAGWLAALAALTMSFAAIAPAQAQQKQTLLNVSYDPTRELYRAIDDAFIKQYKEKANVDLTIRQSHGGSGRQARSVIDGLEADVVTLALAYDIDAVADRGLLPADWQARLPQNSSPYTSTIVFLVRKGNPKQIKDWDDLVKDGVQVITPNPKTSGGARWNYLAAWAYALEKNGGSEEKARAFVGDLLKHVPVLDTGARGATTTFVERGVGDVLLAWENEAFLALEELGPDKFDIVVPSLSILAEPPVAVVDKVVDKKGTRAAAQAYLEFLYTPAAQEIIAKNYYRPIDKTVAARYESKFPKVKLVTIDDKIFGGWRKAQKDHFSDGGTFDQIYLPQKK, translated from the coding sequence ATGTCTTTCAGGAAAGCCGGTTGGTTGGCCGCCTTGGCCGCATTGACGATGTCGTTTGCCGCGATTGCGCCGGCGCAGGCGCAGCAGAAGCAGACGCTCCTGAATGTCTCATATGACCCGACCCGCGAGCTGTATCGCGCCATCGACGATGCGTTCATCAAGCAATATAAGGAAAAGGCCAACGTCGACCTGACCATCCGCCAATCGCACGGCGGTTCGGGCCGTCAGGCGCGCTCTGTCATCGACGGGCTGGAAGCCGACGTGGTGACGCTGGCGCTGGCCTATGACATCGACGCGGTCGCCGACCGCGGGCTGCTGCCGGCCGATTGGCAGGCCCGCCTGCCGCAGAACAGCTCGCCGTATACCTCCACCATCGTGTTCCTGGTGCGCAAGGGCAACCCCAAGCAGATCAAGGACTGGGACGACCTGGTCAAGGACGGCGTGCAGGTCATCACGCCCAACCCCAAGACCTCGGGCGGGGCGCGCTGGAACTACCTGGCTGCCTGGGCCTATGCGCTGGAGAAGAACGGCGGCAGCGAGGAAAAGGCGCGCGCCTTCGTGGGCGACCTGCTCAAGCACGTGCCGGTGCTGGACACCGGCGCGCGCGGCGCCACCACCACCTTCGTGGAGCGCGGCGTGGGCGACGTGTTGCTGGCCTGGGAAAACGAGGCTTTCCTGGCGCTGGAAGAGCTGGGTCCGGACAAGTTCGACATCGTGGTGCCGTCTCTGTCCATCCTGGCCGAGCCGCCGGTGGCCGTGGTCGACAAGGTCGTGGACAAGAAGGGCACCCGTGCGGCGGCGCAGGCATATCTGGAATTCCTCTACACGCCCGCTGCGCAGGAAATCATTGCCAAGAACTACTACCGGCCCATCGACAAGACCGTGGCCGCCAGGTACGAAAGCAAGTTTCCCAAGGTCAAGCTCGTGACCATCGACGACAAGATCTTCGGCGGCTGGCGCAAGGCGCAGAAGGATCACTTCAGCGACGGCGGCACCTTCGACCAGATCTATCTGCCGCAAAAGAAATAA
- a CDS encoding peroxiredoxin has translation MSHLRLGDTAPDFEQESSAGPIRFHEYLGNSWGVLFSHPADFTPVCTTELGYTAKLADEFAKRNVKVLALSVDGTDSHTKWIEDINDTQSTKVNFPILADKDRKVSELYDMIHPNANATLTVRSVFIIDPNKKVRLTITYPASTGRNFNEILRVIDSLQLTDSHSVATPVNWEDGDDVIIVPSLQDEAVIKQKFPKGYKAVRPYLRITPQPNK, from the coding sequence ATGAGTCATCTACGCCTGGGCGACACCGCCCCTGATTTCGAACAGGAATCTTCGGCAGGGCCGATCCGCTTCCATGAGTATCTGGGCAACAGCTGGGGTGTACTTTTCTCGCACCCGGCCGATTTCACGCCCGTCTGCACCACCGAACTGGGCTACACCGCCAAGCTGGCCGACGAATTCGCCAAGCGCAACGTGAAGGTGCTGGCGCTGTCCGTGGACGGCACCGATTCGCATACCAAGTGGATCGAGGACATCAACGACACGCAGTCCACCAAGGTCAACTTCCCGATCCTGGCCGACAAGGACCGCAAGGTGTCCGAGCTCTACGACATGATCCATCCGAACGCCAACGCCACGCTGACCGTGCGCTCGGTGTTCATCATCGACCCCAACAAGAAGGTGCGCCTGACCATCACGTATCCGGCCAGCACCGGCCGCAACTTCAACGAGATCCTGCGCGTCATCGACTCCCTGCAGCTGACCGACAGCCACAGCGTGGCCACGCCGGTGAACTGGGAAGATGGCGACGACGTGATCATTGTTCCGTCCTTGCAGGATGAGGCCGTGATCAAGCAGAAATTCCCGAAGGGCTACAAGGCCGTGCGTCCCTATCTGCGCATTACGCCTCAGCCGAATAAGTAA